The following are from one region of the Dreissena polymorpha isolate Duluth1 chromosome 2, UMN_Dpol_1.0, whole genome shotgun sequence genome:
- the LOC127869570 gene encoding uncharacterized protein LOC127869570 yields MTSLIYTVSKERFGLAKKKPEKPAPIISRRQRLIKQTRKELSSVKRQYRKAKEEEKEPSLSEVQHVVKKARTGSVPGPNGIPYRVYKMCPGILQKLWTLLRVIWRKGKFPDCWKRAEGIFAPKEKDSNDIGQFRTISLLNVEGKIFFAVLAKRLSTFLTDSNYVLTTILVLVSGESEVTLSTMLRKLRRYRKELILLWVALLLLALVMIFYRDAGIKILVGSRHQLWTSHDTDPKVSVEAKAVDIPPTHGYELARRVAERCSSYVRNRISGGIDEGVFGSFSSENIDLCIVWKVGTTFIRRLFLMKQNPRFAKVISPYEINFSEDYVTGSRIRMDLSVKRFLFVRNPYKRLLSAFVDKLMAPNPVYWTILGVKIAQYAKQSPSPLSLACGHDVEFHEFIRYSVLTLDPTQRFRPGAPDGHISSQSSLCKPCHVKYDFIGKMENFQSDSIELIRQMRFTNETLDVLSENGDMLSAEDAILDSCYQPFDPDFQAGLLKCISFYEALKRTWRKMQIRGLIGPEDIPVTEKDAVLVTQDKLFKLAMESRDHTTQTERLRMKNNFYREFYNSIGAEDLSKLRAIYAEDFMLFEYDHRPF; encoded by the exons ATGACGAGCCTCATCTATACTGTAAGCAAAGAAAGGTTCGGCTTGGCTAAGAAGAAACCAGAGAAGCCAGCCCCTATTATCAGCAGAAGACAGAGGCTAATCAAACAGACCCGGAAGGAGCTTTCAAGTGTAAAGAGGCAGTATAGAAAAGCCAAGGAAGAAGAGAAA GAGCCATCATTGTCTGAGGTACAGCACGTGGTGAAGAAAGCGAGGACAGGCTCAGTCCCAGGCCCGAACGGCATTCCTTATCGTGTCTATAAGATGTGCCCAGGCATACTTCAGAAACTATGGACCCTACTTAGAGTTATTTGGAGAAAGGGCAAATTCCCGGATTGCTGGAAGAGAGCGGAGGGAATATTCGCCCCAAAGGAGAAGGACTCAAATGATATTGGTCAGTTCCGGACTATTTCTCTGCTCAACGTAGAGGGGAAGATATTCTTTGCAGTCCTAGCCAAGCGACTGTCAACGTTCCTTACTGACAGCAACTACGTTCTGAcaactatcctgg TATTAGTGTCCGGTGAATCGGAAGTCACGCTTAGCACGATGCTGAGGAAGTTGAGGCGCTACCGGAAGGAGCTGATACTACTGTGGGTCGCGCTGTTGCTGCTGGCTCTGgtgatgattttttacagagatGCAG GTATCAAGATTCTTGTCGGGAGCAGACACCAACTATGGACTTCACATGACACAGACCCGAAG gTATCGGTGGAAGCTAAAGCAGTGGATATCCCTCCCACTCACGGCTACGAGTTAGCGAGGAGAGTAGCCGAGCGCTGCTCGTCTTATGTCCGGAACCGCATTTCCGGCGGCATCGACGAGGGCGTGTTTGGGTCTTTCTCGAGCGAAAACATTGACCTGTGTATTGTGTGGAAAGTGGGCACGACATTCATTCGTCGTCTCTTCCTGATGAAACAGAATCCCAGGTTTGCAAAAGTCATCAGCCCTTACGAGATAAATTTTTCGGAGGACTATGTAACCGGAAGTAGAATACGAATGGACCTCTCCGTAAAACGATTTTTGTTTGTTAGAAATCCTTACAAGCGATTATTATCTGCCTTCGTTGATAAATTGATGGCACCGAATCCTGTGTATTGGACTATCCTTGGTGTGAAAATCGCTCAATACGCCAAACAGAGCCCGAGCCCGTTAAGTCTAGCATGTGGTCACGATGTAGAGTTTCATGAATTTATACGGTACTCGGTCCTTACTCTGGACCCCACTCAGCGCTTCCGACCAGGTGCCCCCGACGGCCACATTTCGTCTCAGTCAAGTTTGTGTAAACCGTGTCATGTTAAATATGACTTCATCGGAAAGATGGAAAACTTTCAATCAGATTCCATAGAACTTATTCGACAGATGAGATTCACAAACGAGACGCTCGATGTATTGTCTGAGAATGGAGACATGCTGTCCGCTGAGGATGCGATTTTAGATTCTTGCTATCAGCCTTTCGATCCCGATTTCCAAGCAGGCCTTTTGAAATGTATCAGTTTCTACGAAGCGTTGAAGCGTACTTGGCGGAAAATGCAGATCCGCGGTCTCATAGGCCCGGAAGACATCCCAGTAACGGAAAAAGATGCAGTGTTAGTTACGCAGGACAAGCTTTTCAAGCTCGCCATGGAGTCACGTGACCACACTACACAAACCGAACGGCTCCGAATGAAAAACAACTTTTACCGGGAATTTTATAACAGCATCGGAGCGGAAGATTTGTCGAAATTGCGCGCAATTTACGCTGAAGACTTCATGTTGTTTGAATATGATCATAGACCCTTTTAg
- the LOC127870243 gene encoding uncharacterized protein LOC127870243 translates to MTTRVTSPDSSSSAGELPNVSGLSKASPHPEEWTLPHEWNIEKREMYDNWKMDVQNQISNLAVTLKNSLQKHPRPEVAMFDYSDAVADNEVRKQLMGRERQAGNTLIYGLARVPPPDKAPFP, encoded by the exons ATGACAACCAGAGTGACGTCCCCCGATTCCTCATCAAGTGCCGGGGAACTCCCGAATGTGAGTGGGCTGAGTAAAGCGTCGCCACACCCGGAGGAGTGGACGCTGCCGCACGAGTGGAACATAGAAAAACGCGAGATGTATGAC AACTGGAAGATGGACGTTCAAAATCAGATCTCAAACCTCGCAGTGACGCTG AAGAATTCGTTACAAAAACACCCTCGCCCGGAAGTCGCCATGTTCGACTACTCGGATGCCGTTGCCGACAACGAGGTCCGGAAGCAGTTGATGGGACGCGAGCGTCAGGCCGGAAACACCCTCATCTACGGACTGGCCCGCGTACCACCGCCAGATAAGGCGCCATTTCCTTGA